The Syntrophorhabdaceae bacterium genome has a window encoding:
- the cooS gene encoding anaerobic carbon-monoxide dehydrogenase catalytic subunit codes for MADGKEKSIDKATIELIDKAQRENISTVFSRADEIKPCPIGVEESCCKVCSMGPCRMPRSKKDEGKRRVGVCGATIDTVVARNFARKVAAGSASHSDHAREVVMTFLKVARGETQDFSIKDEIKLLEVALDFGITIEKRDVKDIAIELGEKALNEFGKQSGELAYANKAPLRRQEIWRKHSVMPRGIDREIVEVMHRTHMGVDQDYRHILQQAARAALADGWGGSMISTELQDIMFGTPVPVLGSINLGVLKEDHVNLVVHGHEPLLPEMLVVASRDPVIKELAEKAGAKGINLAGMCCSANEVLMRHGIACAGNFLQQELALITGAVELMTVDVQCQMQGLANVAECFHTRLITTSDRAMIEGAEHIEFHPEHGLDTAKKILAMAIENYPNRRHAVCIPNERQDMVAGFSHETITYLLGGLFRASYRPLNDNIANGRIRGVAGVVGCNNVRTKHDAAHLAMIKELIRNDVLVLTTGCSAMACGKAGLLTPEAAHTYAGSGLAEVCEAIGIPPVLHMGSCVDNSRILIAATAMVKEGGLGDDLSDLPVAGAAPEWMSEKAIAIGQYFVTSGIFTVFGTTWPTLGSDKVTEHLFGEYEDIYKGMWAYEEDPVKAAQLMIAHIDKKRKALGIDKARERVLYDMAMRRAMD; via the coding sequence ATGGCCGACGGCAAGGAAAAAAGCATCGACAAGGCAACCATTGAGCTCATCGACAAGGCGCAGCGGGAAAACATTTCCACCGTTTTCTCCCGCGCCGACGAGATAAAACCCTGCCCCATAGGCGTCGAGGAAAGCTGCTGCAAGGTATGCTCCATGGGTCCCTGCAGGATGCCGCGCTCAAAGAAGGACGAAGGCAAACGGCGTGTAGGTGTTTGCGGAGCTACGATCGATACCGTTGTGGCGCGAAACTTTGCCAGAAAGGTCGCCGCCGGTTCGGCCTCCCACTCGGACCACGCCCGCGAGGTGGTCATGACCTTTCTCAAGGTGGCCCGCGGCGAAACGCAGGATTTCTCCATCAAGGACGAGATAAAGCTCCTCGAGGTGGCCCTTGATTTCGGTATCACCATAGAAAAACGCGATGTGAAGGACATCGCCATAGAGCTTGGTGAGAAGGCCCTGAACGAGTTCGGCAAACAGAGCGGGGAACTTGCATATGCGAACAAAGCCCCTCTCCGCAGGCAGGAAATATGGAGGAAACACAGCGTCATGCCTCGCGGTATCGACCGAGAGATCGTGGAGGTCATGCACCGGACGCATATGGGTGTTGACCAGGACTATCGTCACATCCTTCAGCAGGCAGCACGGGCGGCCCTGGCCGACGGCTGGGGTGGTTCGATGATCTCAACGGAGCTGCAGGACATCATGTTTGGCACACCGGTTCCCGTGCTTGGGTCGATCAACCTCGGTGTTCTAAAGGAAGATCACGTCAACCTCGTTGTCCACGGACACGAGCCGCTTCTGCCGGAGATGCTCGTCGTGGCAAGCCGCGATCCGGTCATCAAGGAACTTGCGGAAAAGGCGGGAGCAAAGGGTATCAATCTTGCCGGTATGTGCTGCAGTGCCAACGAGGTGCTTATGCGCCACGGCATAGCGTGCGCGGGCAATTTCCTCCAGCAGGAGCTGGCCCTTATCACGGGCGCGGTCGAACTCATGACCGTCGATGTCCAGTGCCAGATGCAGGGACTGGCGAATGTGGCGGAGTGCTTTCACACCAGGCTCATTACCACCTCTGATCGGGCCATGATAGAGGGTGCGGAGCATATCGAGTTCCATCCTGAACACGGTCTCGACACGGCGAAAAAGATCCTTGCGATGGCCATCGAGAACTACCCGAACAGACGTCACGCTGTCTGCATACCGAATGAGAGACAGGACATGGTGGCGGGTTTCAGTCATGAAACGATAACCTATTTGCTGGGCGGTCTTTTCCGGGCAAGCTACCGGCCGCTCAACGACAATATCGCGAACGGAAGGATAAGGGGCGTCGCGGGCGTCGTGGGATGCAACAATGTGCGGACCAAGCATGATGCCGCGCATCTCGCGATGATAAAGGAGCTTATCAGGAATGATGTGCTCGTTCTGACGACAGGCTGCAGCGCCATGGCATGCGGCAAGGCGGGTCTGCTCACTCCGGAGGCGGCCCATACATATGCAGGCAGCGGGCTCGCAGAGGTTTGCGAGGCCATCGGCATTCCCCCGGTTCTCCACATGGGCTCCTGTGTCGATAACTCGAGGATCCTGATTGCGGCGACGGCCATGGTCAAGGAGGGCGGTCTCGGCGATGACCTTTCGGACCTGCCTGTCGCCGGGGCTGCCCCGGAATGGATGAGTGAAAAGGCCATCGCGATCGGTCAATATTTTGTGACCTCGGGGATATTTACCGTTTTCGGCACCACATGGCCCACGCTGGGGAGCGACAAGGTCACGGAGCATCTTTTCGGGGAATACGAGGACATATACAAGGGCATGTGGGCCTACGAGGAAGACCCGGTGAAGGCCGCGCAGCTTATGATCGCCCATATCGATAAGAAGCGAAAGGCCCTTGGCATTGACAAGGCGAGGGAGCGCGTCCTTTACGATATGGCCATGAGAAGGGCCATGGATTGA
- a CDS encoding acetyl-CoA decarbonylase/synthase complex subunit delta codes for MAFEISKIKYTGRIKEVVLGTGPKAVKIGGAGCYPFYRFEGDMPNIPRVAFEVWDSPPDEWQEWAIEPYGDVLSDPVAWAKKCIDVYGAEMIVLQLRSADPNGENKGTEEVVEVVKKVADAIDVPLLVWGTANDDKDSELLRSVAEVCEGKNVAIGPVSDKNYKQIGAMAIGYGQVVMASSPIDVNLAKQLNILLGNLGVNDEKIVIDPTTGGLGYGLEYSYSVIERDRMAALTQEDAKLQFPIICNVAPEVWKTRETRLTRDEDPKLGDEKRRSVLMEAVTAMTLLVAGADVVVMRHPDSISLVRDMIGELCA; via the coding sequence ATGGCCTTCGAAATTTCTAAGATAAAATACACGGGGCGGATCAAGGAGGTTGTGCTGGGCACGGGGCCGAAGGCGGTAAAGATAGGCGGCGCCGGCTGTTATCCTTTCTACCGTTTCGAGGGCGATATGCCCAATATTCCCAGGGTTGCCTTCGAGGTCTGGGACAGTCCCCCCGATGAATGGCAGGAATGGGCCATCGAACCCTACGGGGATGTACTTTCCGACCCCGTCGCATGGGCAAAGAAGTGCATCGACGTCTACGGCGCGGAAATGATCGTCCTCCAGCTCAGGAGCGCCGACCCCAACGGTGAGAACAAGGGGACCGAAGAGGTCGTGGAGGTCGTCAAGAAGGTGGCCGACGCCATCGATGTGCCCCTTCTTGTCTGGGGCACGGCAAATGATGACAAGGACAGCGAGCTTCTCAGATCGGTCGCCGAGGTCTGCGAGGGCAAGAATGTCGCCATCGGCCCCGTTTCTGACAAGAACTACAAGCAGATAGGCGCCATGGCCATCGGCTATGGTCAGGTCGTCATGGCATCGTCTCCCATAGACGTCAACCTGGCGAAACAGCTCAACATCCTCCTTGGCAATCTGGGCGTCAACGACGAAAAGATCGTTATCGATCCCACCACGGGCGGTTTGGGCTACGGTCTCGAATATTCCTATTCGGTGATAGAACGCGACAGGATGGCGGCGCTCACGCAGGAGGACGCCAAGCTTCAGTTTCCCATCATTTGCAACGTTGCCCCGGAGGTATGGAAGACAAGGGAAACGAGACTGACAAGAGATGAGGACCCGAAGCTGGGCGATGAGAAGCGCCGCTCCGTCCTTATGGAGGCGGTCACCGCGATGACGCTCCTCGTCGCCGGGGCGGATGTCGTCGTGATGCGTCACCCCGACAGCATATCCCTCGTCAGGGATATGATAGGCGAGCTCTGCGCGTAA